A section of the Flavobacterium ardleyense genome encodes:
- a CDS encoding Lrp/AsnC family transcriptional regulator produces the protein MTLDAIDKKLLTLLQNDSKGTTKELSLKLNLSVTAVYERVKKLERLGIIDKYVALLDREKIEKAFVVFCHVKLLQHTIEYLTSFESDVVMLDEVHECFHVSGDYDYILKIYVKNMQEYREFMVTKLTTLKHIGSTHSTFMISEVKNSTAFIL, from the coding sequence ATGACATTAGATGCAATTGATAAAAAATTATTGACGCTTTTGCAAAATGATAGCAAAGGCACCACAAAAGAGCTTTCGCTAAAGTTAAATCTATCTGTAACCGCCGTATATGAACGTGTAAAAAAGCTAGAGCGTCTTGGCATTATTGACAAGTATGTTGCTCTATTAGATCGCGAAAAGATAGAAAAAGCTTTTGTGGTTTTCTGTCACGTAAAATTATTGCAACACACAATTGAATATTTAACCTCGTTTGAAAGTGATGTTGTCATGCTGGACGAAGTGCATGAATGTTTTCACGTTAGCGGCGATTATGATTACATATTAAAGATATACGTCAAAAACATGCAAGAATATAGAGAATTTATGGTTACCAAATTAACTACTTTAAAGCATATTGGAAGTACACATAGCACTTTTATGATTTCGGAAGTAAAAAACTCTACTGCTTTTATACTTTAA